In the genome of Nitrospiria bacterium, one region contains:
- a CDS encoding FAD-binding and (Fe-S)-binding domain-containing protein, with protein MTASVSPLVSDLVRLLGTSKVLSDYPARTAYAVDASIYRINPQAVVLIEQETDLLKVMEYAQGHRIALTARSGGSNLTGNAIGEGVILEFSRLNRILELNREEKWVRVQPGKIYGELNRDLERHGLFFAPDPSSGDVCKIGGMLGNNSAGPHTLKYGATKDNVHELRVILADGRALSVRPCHIEHPDFGRLLGENRGLRELYALLQSNRSLIRQHRIGVSKNSSGYNLFDMVDHLEEGTFDLTKLFIGSEGTLGIITETKLRLRDRPTRTATVLVYFNRLEEVGHAVNSFLTFRPSAMELMDASSLDLIGRGRFGIPPEAAAMLLIEFDEEPIEDKIDRIHETTKIYRLSRPIDVARSDRPHGQEQQEALWRVRKAIYPTLYRYDAKKKPINFVDDVVVPATRLPELIDYLVRYFKGMDIPVAIYGHIGDGNAHINPLMDMKSPEDVAHMAAISNEIHSTVIHRFGGSICGEHGDGRVRGEFLRELYGEEVYGLFMQIKRLFDPDQILNPGVKLTHVPFTTHLDTERLAKPCATCGKCNTVCPVYDITQEESNGARGWFHILTATDFSHEKASRVVEACVNCKSCYAVCPAGIDVSKYVLEKRAERPNRLAGLIFGLQARPWLFESLLKWAGWTQPLWNTSPGRAALEYLTLPVLKALSPSARLSRDIVLPRLATQTLRHRFASFTEEAGGKGTVAYFHGCAANYFRDGVGEAVIRLLQRQGIRPVLPRQHCSGTPIETYGHRELARKHARFNMESLRRFETVVTGCASCTFMLKDYARFCSDEKERAQAAELARRVKHITEFLVETGTRSSNSAPGTPQQTVAYHSSCHLRAAGVTKEPRELLRRISGLRFVEMRDADRCAGGAGTFIVKNYEQSRRIFERKRRAVVESGADVIATSCPACMIQLKTGMHDSLPIKHIAQILDEAQERASGPKAPDAPSEDL; from the coding sequence ATGACCGCTTCGGTCTCACCTCTCGTCTCAGATCTGGTGCGTCTTCTCGGAACATCGAAGGTCCTGTCCGACTACCCCGCTCGAACCGCCTATGCGGTTGACGCCAGCATCTATCGGATCAATCCGCAAGCCGTTGTGTTGATCGAACAGGAAACCGATCTGCTCAAGGTGATGGAATATGCCCAAGGGCATCGGATTGCGCTCACGGCCCGGAGCGGCGGTTCAAACCTAACCGGCAATGCCATCGGCGAAGGGGTCATTCTTGAATTTTCGAGATTGAACCGCATCCTGGAATTAAATCGCGAAGAAAAATGGGTCCGGGTCCAGCCGGGAAAGATCTACGGCGAGCTGAACCGGGATCTGGAACGCCACGGTCTTTTTTTCGCTCCCGACCCGTCCAGCGGCGACGTGTGTAAGATCGGAGGAATGCTGGGGAACAACTCGGCCGGCCCTCATACGCTCAAGTACGGAGCCACCAAGGACAACGTCCATGAACTCCGCGTGATCCTAGCCGATGGCCGAGCCCTTTCGGTTCGTCCCTGTCATATAGAACATCCCGATTTTGGGCGGCTGCTTGGCGAGAATCGCGGGCTTCGCGAACTCTACGCCTTGCTGCAATCCAACCGATCCCTCATCCGGCAACACCGGATCGGGGTGAGCAAGAACAGCAGCGGTTATAATCTTTTCGACATGGTTGATCATCTGGAGGAAGGCACCTTTGATCTCACGAAACTCTTTATCGGAAGCGAAGGCACACTGGGAATAATCACAGAAACGAAACTGCGGTTGAGAGATCGCCCGACCCGGACCGCTACCGTGCTGGTGTATTTCAACCGCTTGGAAGAAGTCGGCCATGCGGTAAATTCTTTTCTAACATTTCGTCCCAGCGCGATGGAACTCATGGACGCCAGCTCGCTCGACCTGATTGGCCGGGGCCGTTTCGGCATCCCGCCCGAGGCCGCGGCCATGCTTCTGATCGAATTCGATGAAGAACCGATCGAGGACAAGATTGACCGGATTCACGAGACGACAAAGATTTATCGGCTGAGTCGGCCCATCGACGTAGCCCGAAGCGACCGACCTCACGGACAGGAACAACAAGAGGCGCTGTGGAGGGTGCGGAAGGCCATTTATCCGACTCTATACCGGTACGACGCCAAGAAAAAGCCAATCAACTTTGTGGACGACGTCGTGGTCCCGGCCACCCGTCTTCCCGAGCTCATTGATTACCTGGTCCGGTATTTCAAGGGAATGGACATACCCGTGGCCATCTATGGCCATATCGGCGATGGAAACGCTCATATCAATCCGCTCATGGACATGAAAAGCCCGGAAGACGTCGCACACATGGCGGCCATCTCGAACGAGATCCATTCCACCGTCATCCATCGATTCGGCGGATCCATTTGTGGCGAGCACGGAGACGGCCGGGTCCGGGGGGAGTTTCTGCGCGAACTTTACGGGGAAGAAGTCTATGGCCTGTTCATGCAGATCAAGCGACTCTTCGATCCGGATCAGATCCTAAATCCGGGCGTCAAACTCACCCACGTGCCATTCACAACCCATCTGGACACCGAACGGCTCGCGAAACCCTGCGCTACATGTGGAAAATGCAACACCGTGTGCCCGGTTTACGACATCACGCAAGAGGAATCGAACGGAGCCCGCGGCTGGTTTCACATCCTCACCGCGACCGATTTTTCGCATGAAAAGGCCTCCCGTGTCGTCGAGGCCTGCGTCAACTGCAAATCCTGCTATGCCGTCTGTCCCGCCGGCATTGACGTTTCAAAATACGTGCTTGAAAAACGCGCGGAGCGCCCGAATCGCTTGGCCGGTCTGATTTTCGGTCTTCAGGCGCGGCCCTGGCTGTTCGAATCGTTGCTGAAATGGGCCGGATGGACACAACCGCTCTGGAATACTTCCCCCGGTCGAGCGGCTCTGGAATACCTTACTCTTCCGGTCTTAAAGGCCCTGTCTCCGTCTGCGCGCCTTTCACGCGACATCGTACTTCCGCGGTTGGCCACGCAAACGCTGCGCCATCGCTTTGCGTCGTTTACGGAGGAAGCGGGGGGAAAAGGAACGGTGGCCTATTTCCACGGTTGCGCCGCCAATTATTTCAGGGATGGAGTGGGGGAGGCCGTGATCCGCCTTCTACAACGGCAAGGAATCCGACCGGTGCTACCCCGGCAACATTGCTCGGGAACACCGATCGAGACCTACGGCCATCGGGAGTTGGCCCGGAAACATGCCCGTTTCAATATGGAGTCCTTGCGACGTTTTGAGACGGTCGTGACGGGGTGCGCCTCGTGCACCTTCATGCTGAAGGATTACGCCCGGTTTTGCTCGGACGAAAAGGAGCGGGCGCAGGCGGCCGAGCTGGCCCGACGGGTGAAACATATCACGGAATTCCTGGTCGAGACGGGGACCCGCTCTTCAAATTCGGCCCCGGGAACACCGCAACAAACCGTGGCATATCATTCCTCCTGCCACCTGCGCGCGGCCGGAGTTACAAAGGAACCCCGGGAGTTGCTTCGCCGAATTTCCGGCCTGCGCTTTGTCGAGATGCGGGATGCCGACCGGTGCGCCGGAGGAGCCGGAACCTTTATCGTAAAAAATTATGAGCAGTCCAGACGGATTTTCGAGCGCAAGCGGCGGGCCGTGGTCGAGTCCGGAGCGGATGTGATTGCGACGAGTTGCCCCGCC